In a single window of the Mauremys reevesii isolate NIE-2019 linkage group 3, ASM1616193v1, whole genome shotgun sequence genome:
- the PRR18 gene encoding proline-rich protein 18, with amino-acid sequence MSLPPILPPPAPAATPAAPRAQPRKPAAPRKAAPPPPPAEEKPPRKPRGAPPERAGPFPSSWPCASLQRQQPRRPAPAPPQPRGRSCESLCAAAGPEAGAGEAALRFSISLPPEAALVLQRRSLEKQRGRPSPSAGTERLLPGYRSKAAPAAGGSARRGGRAGPGSSPGDLRALLKISLLNERHRYDDVEYEEEAAPGAVADEGLVRKCTEWLRGVESAASRDRADKLETLPHLGAL; translated from the coding sequence ATGTCCCTGCCGCCCAtcctgcctccccccgccccggccgccACCCCCGCCGCCCCCCGAGCGCAGCCCAGGAAGCCGGCGGCCCCCAggaaggcagcgccgccgccgccgcccgcagAGGAGAAGCCGCCGAGGAAGCCGCGCGGGGCGCCCCCGGAGCGAGCCggtcccttccccagctcctggccctgcGCCTCCCTGCAGAGGCAGCAGCCGCGGcggccggccccggccccgccacAGCCCCGCGGCCGCTCCTGCGAGAGCCTGTGCGCGGCGGCGGGGCCGGAGGCGGGGGCTGGAGAGGCCGCTCTGCGCTTCTCGATCAGCCTCCCCCCCGAGGCGGCCCTGGTGCTGCAGCGCCGCAGCCTGGAGAAGCAGCGGGGGCGGCCGAGCCCCTCCGCCGGCACCGAGCGCCTCCTGCCGGGCTACCGGAGCAAGGCGGCCCCGGCGGCGGGGGGCTCGGCGCGGAGGggggggcgggccgggccggggtccAGCCCCGGGGACCTGCGCGCCCTGCTGAAGATCTCGCTGCTGAACGAGCGGCACCGCTACGACGACGTGGAGTACGAGGAGGAGGCGGCGCCGGGGGCCGTGGCGGACGAGGGGCTGGTGCGCAAATGCACCGAGTGGCTGCGCGGGGTGGAGAGCGCGGCCAGCCGGGACCGGGCCGACAAGCTGGAGACTCTGCCCCACCTGGGGGCCCTCTGA